In one window of Astyanax mexicanus isolate ESR-SI-001 chromosome 18, AstMex3_surface, whole genome shotgun sequence DNA:
- the arl4aa gene encoding ADP-ribosylation factor-like 4aa, producing MGNGMSDQTGLLSNLPCFKSVHIAILGLDSAGKTTVLYRLQFNEFVNTVPTKGFNSEKVKVTLGDSRTVSFHFWDVGGQEKLRPLWKSYTRCTDGIVFVVDSVDAERMEEAKTELHKIARSSETQGVPVLIVANKQDLRHALSVEEIKKMLALGELASITPWHLQPTCAIIGDGLKEGLEKLYDMILKRKKMLKQLKKK from the coding sequence ATGGGGAATGGGATGTCAGATCAGACCGGCCTACTTTCAAATCTTCCCTGTTTTAAGTCTGTCCACATTGCTATATTGGGTCTGGACTCAGCAGGGAAAACCACTGTGCTTTACAGACTACAATTCAACGAATTTGTGAACACTGTTCCCACTAAAGGATTCAATTCAGAGAAGGTAAAAGTAACACTTGGAGACTCCAGAACAGTGTCTTTTCACTTCTGGGATGTTGGTGGTCAGGAAAAGCTCCGTCCACTCTGGAAGTCCTACACTCGCTGCACGGACGGCATTGTGTTCGTAGTGGATTCGGTGGATGCTGAGAGGATGGAGGAAGCCAAAACAGAACTGCACAAGATCGCACGTTCCTCAGAGACTCAAGGTGTACCTGTGCTTATTGTTGCAAACAAGCAGGACCTAAGACACGCTTTGTCTGTGGAAGAGATTAAGAAGATGCTGGCACTTGGAGAGCTGGCCTCCATCACACCATGGCATTTACAGCCAACATGTGCCATAATAGGTGATGGACTAAAAGAAGGACTGGAAAAACTGTATGATATGATATTGAAACGGAAGAAAAtgttaaaacagctgaaaaagaagtga